AGACGCATCACCAAGGTGGTAAGAACAACAATATCTTGACCCACTACATGGCATTTATCAAATTCCCCAAGAATGAAAACGGAAAGAGAAATAAGTTTTCGTGCTTGATAAAGCCATATTCTTCTCTCTTCAAGGGTACCCATTGCGAAGGAGCAAAAATTCTTCTTTGAATCTAGATCATGAAAACATAAAATCAGTACCTACATATCATATCGATCGATTAAAATGAAGTAACAGAGAAAATGATAACGACTGTGGAATATAAAGCCTgtgctttttaaaaaaactcagaGACATTGATATCATGAATAAATCAGATAAGACTTGAGGGAAAAAATCCAATATCTTGCCTTCTTTTCTTATAATAACATCGTATAAATGAGTCCAGCTTGATCCCcaataattaacttatatttGTCCCAAATGGACCTGATCCATTACAAGCTCTAGATGGGCATGGAACTTCttcaaaacagaaataaaaaggATACCCATATAAGCTATAAATTTGGGTTGACTAAAGAATTCAACGGAAGAAGAAATTATTGCTTCAGTAGGTGAGGAAAAACAAAGGTGGTAAACCAAACAAAAACTGGGTTTTATCCATGAAAACTGAATTCCTCAGGTGAAGCGTAGAGGTTTCAAGTGTAGCAAAATATATGCTAATGGAAGGATACACTCAAGGCAACAAAAGGACAACTTTTTCGTGGTGGTTACACTAGATAGCCCAGTTGACGATTGAGCTTCATTTCAGAATTTGGGCTAAAATGATCCACGAAAAGCGCTAGCCAAATCTGGGCTATAACCCCAAAAAACTAGTCGATTTAAAGCTTCCCTAGAATCACATAAAAAGTCTAGTTTCACCTAATAAGTAGACAATATATGACCTTAGCACCCATAACAACCTGTATAACTTACCTACTCAATATAAGttattcctttttgttttcatcaagGCCATATCATGCATTGCTCCAGTATCATATGGCTGACCTTACTAGGCGGCTTTGCTATCATATGAAACAACCCAGACAAAACACTAGCCACATCAACAATACAACCCCATAAAGACTTCGTCAATTTGAAGCTTCCCTAGACTCACTTAACAAGCCTAATTTCACCTAGTAAGTAGCCAACGTGGGTTTTACCACTCATGACTATCTTTATAACTTACCCATTCTGTTGAATCGTTCCTTCTCCTAATATGGGACTGGGGTGTTACAAGGACTCTTCAAAAAATTACCATAACTGAATTAGATAAAAGAAGATTTGCAACTCTCAACAATGAGACTCCAATTAGGGCAACCCATGAAGggatttaatttataagcttTTCCGCATGGTAGTCAACACATATTAAGAATACAACAGACCAGTAATTAATTTTACCCATTGGATTTCCCATTTATGTTGCACAGATGCTTTATTACTCAGATTTCAACAGCTTTGGTGATATAATGGAGTTTCTCAATTCAAAAACTGGTATGGAATACCAAGTTTAGAGATGGAAGTAATAAAGCATCTGTGCAACATAAATGGGAAATCCAATGCAAGATAGGAAATTCGCATACCTGTTGAGTTCAAGCTTTCCAATAGAATTCTAAAGCATTTTTGCATACAATCTATTTCTTTACTTTGAATCTTCTGGTGCCGGATTGTTGAAACtccaataaagaaaagaaaaggtctCAACACAACATTTGAGATCCATGTTGCCGAAACTCCACTAGCATTATAATTTGCCAAGACCGAATCCCATTCTTCTTGAAGCTTCAAAGCAGCCATCTTTGTAACCTTGTAGCGCCTCCAGACTCTCTACAAAGTTAAAGAAACCGGTCATTTCGTCAACTTCAACCATGCATCTGCTTGGTatctaagggctcgtttggtctcatctcatctcaacatccaaatatcacttaaacacaaacacttttcaatttcaaatattcaaaattttcatctaattattacctaatcattataactttctcaaacttccaaataaaacataaaaaataattcaatttttttaaattccaaaataaaaataatattaaaaaataatattctaataatattttaactttatatatatatattttttttaactttatatatttttattcaacattttctctctccttttctaaaatcccataaaacatcttaactcaaacaatttcactactattcacaaattttttatctcatctcatctcaacatccaaacgagacctaagaaATAGATGTGCGAAAAGCCTAAAAAAGGGAGCTAAAGACCAAATCGGAGGTCTGCTTGCTTgcccaaaatattttgatgattccATTTGCACtttgaatagattttttattttttttataattaacaagagattttattaccaagaataggcataacccaagtagaAGTATACAACTGAATAGATTCTAAACAATCCAGGAGTCCATGACCCTGGAAAGGTCAAGTtctaaacttttctctcaagaTACCGTGAACACGTGATTCATTAGATATACATGAATCACAACCAAAACCATAAATGAATTAAAAGCGAAGGATTTTTGTTAATGACTCAACTATTGATCCAAAATTCCTAAAattgttggatactaatttggttaaacatcTAACCCTCAGAATTATAATGTTCCACCACACTTCCGAATCTGACGCCCAAGGCGGCCCATTCTATCGATATTGAACCGGTGGTAGCCCTTTCCCTTTTGACGGCTTCACTCATCTATCAGTATTCAATAACTTAACACTATACACATACATAATACCAAGGCATTTTAATCCAGCCTATAGGTCGCCCCCTCCATGACTTGAACTCGTGACATGGTTCTTGCTCTGATACTAATTGTTAGCAACCTAACAATTGATCCAAAAGTCTTAGAACTATTGaatactaatttgattaaacCTTTAATCCTTATGATCATAACAACTTTCAAGAATTTGTAGGAATGAGTTATCCCATACTGTGATGGTTACAACTTGTCGACAGCCCCATTCAAGATGACAGATATATCACTAAGTATGAACAAGGCCAACCTAATAAACGTGACTGCAGCAGTAGCATAACCACCGTTCTGTATCGGTTTGATCGCGGAACAATTCATCCATATACCCTATTGATGACATGATGTCTTCCATATAGCCTATAGTAAAGAGAGACAcaaaaaggggggaaaaaacACGAAGGCACCTGAATAAAGAAAGCAGCTGCGACCGCTCGTCTGGCATAGCTCCGGAGCTCTCTTTCCTGAGATACCTTCTCAAGAAGAGCATCCCTCGTAATCTCCTTCGCGCTCGATCCCCTTAATGATACCTGCTCAacaccaattaattaattaattaattaatacaaacAGACATCACACAACGAGTTAGAAAGGGGGGAGGAGAAAAGCAAACAAAATGAATCATCAGTACAGATGGCtcaataaaaacatacaaaatcgtaataaaattatgataaatttgCGTCTTTCATGTCTTTAAGCAACTATGCATTTGTCAAGTGTAGGTTCCAATCCCAATTAATTTTGTACACGATTCAAATTAGTGCTTCTTTCGATTCTGTTTCTACAATTCTTGACCAGCAAAACAGGTTAGGGAACTTATCCTCATGAATTTTGACTAATTAAtcggagggagagagagagagagagtacctgcTGCTTGCGATGCTCATCCATGGAACCCAGACGATCATCCACAAAAAGGCTTCGATCTCATTGGGCTCATTCGTCAGACACGGCACGGCCTTGTTCATACGCGAAAACAAAATAACTATCAATGTCCCTCTCCTTTTACTGAGCCAATGTTtttagagtaatactaaattGGAAAGAGTACATGATgtacagtaattttaaaaaaatgtgttggatttattactaaaaagttaattttttttatataaattttatatatatatatattttttaaaatgattgtacgatACTTGCATATTCACGAAGaatcatttatcatatttttacaCCAGGTGATattctttgaaaaagaaaaggaaaaagaaaaatcatagtacatataatttgtgaaaattcaGGTCTCTAAGAAATATTTGTTCAACAAATTCCCAatccaagttttattttatgtagaatGATGCTACTATTTAACGgtacaatatattttaagtaattttattgattggCATAAATGAAATGTGAATGAAAATAgagtaataataaaaagaaaacattggttttggaagtgattgttaattttatgagtaatattacatgTAATCGTAGAATACACAAATGTtatgcagtcgttttaaaaaaatgaaatatattattaaaaaattatttttttatatataaattctatatttttttatttttttaaaaatagttgtgCGATATTTATACCCTCACGAGTGTaactttcatttctcttttccaaAGCCCATCAATATATTTCCGGATGATGGATTAATACTAgtcttttattagtttttatatttattattattattattattagaattgtCTAAAGGCTggatatatatatgcacaaaaaattttcacaacCTCTTAACACTCtacactctatattatttttaatttttttttcttttatcaaatatttattatatgaataatgaatagaaaatttgaaataatttaaaaataataaactcaaaaaaaattttaaaaaaatattaaaaatttaaaaagatataaaatgtgaagtgtACTGAAAGTTGTGTAACAAAGCTCGTATATGCATGCGCCAAGCACGAGGAGGTAGAAGAGCATTAAAATTTAGGAGGAGGCAAAACTAGCAACGACTCAAGgtctgggctgggctgggctgtgGGCTGGGCTCCTTATGAACAGGCCCAGGAAAAACCATTCGGATTGTGAAGAACAACCTGCTCCTCCTCCTCGGGAGACTGGAGACTGCCACTAACTCATTCGTAACGGTATTGTTTCCGTTgttgataatttatatatatatatagtggtcAGTGCTCGTGCAAATTGAGATTACCGTTGTACGTCATGTCATCCCTCGATGGGAGTGGGATTATTAGCCATTAGAGATCAGTAAAAGTAATCATGAAGTATCGCATGAAAGATTTGTTAATCATTCATCATCTGGCATTAAGCATGCAATATCATTCTCTCGGCCGGGACATAGATGTTTAATTGAGAACTTCCCAGTACTCCTGTAAGTTACAACTGTTTTGTATTCAATTCAAACAATCTCTGCAACAGATCATAAGGATCAATTGGAGATCATGAGGTTGTTTGATCACTTGAATTCAAAAGAGTTGTTACTTACAGATCAGCTAAAAAGCTTGAGAAGATAAAAGACtgatcagaaagaaagaaagaaagaaagaaaacaaaaggaacggcattttatttatttatttatttaatggaaATTAACCAtaactaattataattaattaatgtacgtGTACCGTGTACGTACGTAGCTCCTACCTGACTGACAATGAATCGATAAAATCTAGACTTAGCTAGGAAAGATAAATTATTAACAAACAACTTCAACGGCAAGTCTTTTCGTGGCTTGGCAACCGGTAGATCCAAGGTTACTTTCCGAGACATCAATGGAGCAACTATTTTGGCCAACACACGCCTGCATGCagccattttattttaattagaaagttataattaattaatacaaagtactatttataaaattaattaattaattaattaattattacctTTTCGATGACCGACAAAGCATTAGGAGACTCGCATTGGCCAGCTTCGAAAGAACCACAAGCACCCGTTGGTTCACCAAAACTAGCAAATCTGACACTGGAGATAACACTTTCTCCTTGGCATGATAATTCCAAGGTGTTCCCTTCATAAGCATTTGCACAAGCGCTCCCAACAGTAACTGTCTGGAATTTAACGTTCCAAGGATTTCCTCCAAACTCTTCAAACAAAATCAATGTGTTCTCGTCGTCATTGAGAAAATCTCGTGGCACAtggtacctatatatatatatatataaattaattaattcaccAAAACAGTAATTAAGAAGAAAAGTTAATTATAGTAAAAGTACTACTTCTGCAACTTAATTGATCTCTAGAAAATCTTGTTATAAATTTCTCGTACGACGTTGTACTAtgattagaaaatatatttacgtACTCACCATCGTTGAGAAGATCTCCCACAACTAGTCATGCACTTCTTGTCACTGTATGGTCCACGATAGTCACATGATGTAAGAGAACACCCATCTTCTTTAGCAAGGTAACTTGGCCAATACCTTCCAAGGCTGTGGCCATTTACCCAAGCCTGTCCCTTGCCCAGACCCCTCAAATCCACCACCACTGGATCACTCCCCAGTGGAGCTGCAAAGGTTGTCTAAAACAATATTTGTTTCCCAAGAtcgaaaaattaatatataaccaATTAATGATATAGTGAGTGATCAAACGTAAGAGCATCACAATTCAAGCATAAAGCTGGAATTTATACCTTGTACCAAACAAACATCTCATTTGTCGGGAGAGCACGTTGAGACCACTTCCCGTAATGTGAGACACTAGGATCGTGTAGTTTCTGTTGCTCTCCGTGCAACCCAACCTTATACGTCCATTTATTGTAATCCAGTTCTGTTGTAATATTCTGAGTGATTATCTTCTGAGAACTAATTTTTCTGCCAAGGTCATTCGTTATCACTTTCGCAGTCACATGAACCGGGCCAGAAATACCAAGCGGCCCCAAATCAAAGTTTGCGCCATAATTCTAGCAAAAAAAacatgttaattaattagaaattaagaTATGTAGCggaatatataatacaaaaaaagaaaagaaagctagCTATggttattaatttatattgtgatgataataattaattttaagtggAATTATTCAAACTTACTGGCAATCCAACGGAGGCACTAAGCAAGGCTATGTCGTTCCTCCCAAGCTTCAGTTTGATTTTTCTCTCAAAAGTGAATTTGTACTTTCCATTTTCGGCAAATTGAGATcctgaaattaaaatataatttgtgaataaagttggattgtgtatatatatatatagaaaggtACTCGATCGTGTATTTGATGAGTGATTTTTAAATGGAACTTACCAACATGTCTTTTGTTGACGAATGCATGAATTATATGTCCACTGGTATTCACTCTTAGCACTGTCTCTCTACCATAAAGCGGGTTGTCCTTCTTGACGTGGAAACTACGAAATGCAAAAaatgaaaggagaaaaaaacacaagtatataattaagtctAATATTATTAACGCATCCATGAATGGTGACGAAAActagaatttatgtaattatatatagtaattaattaattacgcACGTACGCACCTGGTAATATACCAGAGATAATCACTTGTATCGTTAGTGACAACCTTTTGGTCCAAGAGTCGTTCAGCAGCCATTAGGCTACCTTCAACGAGACCGTTTCTCTTGACATGCGAAGGGTTCTCTTTTCTCCATTCCCATTTCAATCCGTAAGGTTCTTCGTAGTCATTGCCATCGTTATCCTTCTTCACCATTATTGATGTTTGAGTGTTaacctacgtacgtacgtaccccgccaaaaacaaaaacaaaaacaaaataattaaatacactTAATTCATGATATTACGTACGTCATGATCAGTATTCAAATCcgcatgatcatatatatagatatatatatatatatatatatatatatatatatatatatgatccgtTTTGGATCGAGTTGTATTCATGGTACACGTACCTTAGCAGTGTTGTAGACTTCGGTATGGCAATCAGGAAGTATACTAACAGACCAAGCTGGTATGGTATACGTATTGTTCTGGAAGTTTATGGTTGCATCTTCTTTATCATCCTTATTTCCGAAGAAACAGCTTGATTTTCCTTCCAAAGTGAAGATGGTGACCTGCAATTCATTCAAAATCATGcatattattcaaacacaaatgtgtgtgtatatatatatatatagatatatggaCAATTAATATAGTGATTATATATTCAATTTGCTTTTAATAAACTCACCGTCGTATTAATTCCATATTCCACATTTTTCACAGAACCGTAAGTTAGAACCTTCTCCAACGATTTCAGAATGACATGGAGTTGTTTTAAATGTCCCCACTTTGGCTGGTTCAAATTACCTGAACATATATATCATGAGGTTAAAATtaagaacaacaaaaataaaaaatcatgaccttcaaacataattttttattaaaccaAATTACAAAGATCATAATGCaggctttcttttctttttttttttttaaggaaaaattacCATATTCATCTAATGGTGCATCGTAATCATACGATGTACTGATATATGGACCCCCTGATGTGCGACCAAAATTTGTGCCACCATGGTACTGGAATGGGATAttgagaacaaaacaaaaagccggcccatattaattagtatttaaACTATTGATAACATAAATGCATTAAGATCTGGAAAAAGTACTGGATCAGCAAGTTATACCATGTAATAGTTCTGGAAAGTGCCACCAAATTGGAAAAACCGTGCAACAGCACAAGCAACATCTTCGGCAGTTCTGTGTGGGTCCGCCAGACCCCAGCCCTTGAaccttaattataataataagatcaaatataatttgattaaacATCCAATTAATCAGATCATATATTAAAGCGGAAGAATCaacaatttaaattaattaaccgaaaataggaaaaattgtaaaaataaaaataataaggtaCCAGCCAGTCCAATTCTCAGTCCACATTTTAGGACTCGTGGGGCTGTTAGGTTTGAATTCGTCACAATACCATCCATTGCAAGTATTAATCTGTACGAAATTAATGCAAAATTAATACATCATGATTTAgccatattttaaattaaaaaaataaaaaaataagaaatatatttcgttttatatatatatatatatatatatatattaataccaTTGGAGGTGGAGCATCCGCCTGCTGACACATAATCCATGGAATACCAATGCCGTAAGATTCAGCCAAATCAGCACACCACTTAATGTATTCTTTTCCACCTTCTCCATACGGGCCCATAACGTTCCCAAACTCGTTTTCaatcttttttgaattttaaacgtataaaaaaagaaaatcatgaattaataggtatatatatacagtaaaaattaagaaactaatcaacaaaaaaaaagtaattaattattgaCAAACCTGAGCAATAATTATGGGTCCACCTTGTGAGGCAAAGAGATTCTCATGCATCATCATGTCCACAATTTTCGTTGTGAAAATGGACATCTCATTCTGATCGAAGACATGACATTTTGaagataattaattagcagTGATCATCAGAGATGATGCATGAATGAATTAGCAAAAGGCTGCAGGTGTCGATCACTAATTAAGTTTTCAAATTACCATATACACAGGATTGTTTGTCCTCAGCTCAATGCCCGGAATGTTGTGCAACCAAACAGGAAATCCTctgcaaataatttataataaaccaaatatatatgaacgttatattaatttataagatcatcAGGAAAATCAGAGCTGATCAAATATAGATGACAAGAAATTAATTGagtgcatgcatattcatgatcatgatgtacgtatatatattattatatggtaatattaatttaattaaattcaaaaataagatCAATACGTACCCGTAATTCCACTCTGCACAAACATAGGGTCCAATCCTAAGAACGGCATTAAGCCCTTCATTTTGGATGGTTTTGATAAATCTTACGACGTCACGATTTCCTGAGAAATCATActgtataaaagaaaataattaaaaatgaaaaatattgtatagatttttgtatatataataaagcaAAAGTTAGTAATTGGGGGCCGGGGAATTAGGAAGATCAATTAAAGCGCATCTAGCAGCACTAAAATTAACCTGACGATATAGAGGTTCGTGGGCATTCCAGAAAATGTAAGTCTCAATTGTGTCTATGCCGCCCTCTTTTGCTTTTCTGATCAAGGATGGCCACatctataaaaattatatgtaagtCATACTCAAGGCAGTGGGGATATTggtgaaaaatacaaaaaagaattatatatatatatataaatggtacGTAGTAGTACTACTGGAGCTGGCATGCATGCACTTACTTCAGAAGTACTTCGAGGATAATGAATAGAACCGGAAATTAAGATTTTGCGTTCGCCATTAATGGTGATAGCTCTTCCATCGTGCGAAACATCAATAGAAAACGAAAGCGAGCAGAGcaataagaaagaaaagcagaaCGAGAGAAACCCAGTACTACTCGAAGAAGCCATTGTTAAAGGACAGAGTAGTATATAGTACTCTGGTATGTGTATTGTAAATGATAATCCACAGCGCCTATTTATAGAGATCAGAAGTTGAGGTTAAATGGATAATTAAAGTTGTTAGAGAAACGTAGCCAATCCAACTAATTACTCGCTTGATCTACGATCTGTTTGTTACGCATTCATCTTTGGAtatatatctactatatatatatatatatatatatacacacacacacacaactgCGAATAAGCAAGTAGTTGGCGTCTAACACTTTTCTACTAATTTTGtccttcattttatatttattttccgtTTTTGTCTCTCAAttctaacatttatatatatcggttattactattattattattattattattttgaaaagtaagTTTTGGCACTTAACACGACTTGATAGAAACGGAAAGAAAATCATGATTAAATTAACGGAATATGTAATTTGTACGTGAACATTTTGTGATTCAagtatttctttatatatataattttaaaattacggTTAGAAATTAAGACtaaatttcttttcttggaGTCAAATTATTGTCATCAGTAATATTAAGCAAGATTAATTGTAACCAAAAATAGAACACGACAggctatatatatttacaagttCTTCTAGGGTACTTTTTTTATGAGCAATTTggcttaattaaaattaatctttgttccCAGTCATATATGAAaccaaatcttattttttagttaattaattcaTCACTTTAATTTAGAACAGAATGAACTTACGTAAAGTCCGAATCTCTCTAGCTCTCTCCACACGTTTATAAATCTCTGTTTGAAGAAATCAGTTATCTAAATCTCAACGGAATAAATTCAGatataggaaaatgctaatatatatatatatatatataaatatatattatcttagAGGATAATTATCTTTGTCAAACAGTCATGCATACATAGAGCCTTATCTCGTGTACTGCAGTTGTGCTAATTCCTTGAGTTGTCGTGTTTGACTGAACTTTATTAA
This genomic interval from Juglans regia cultivar Chandler chromosome 3, Walnut 2.0, whole genome shotgun sequence contains the following:
- the LOC109008460 gene encoding beta-galactosidase 15-like; its protein translation is MASSSSTGFLSFCFSFLLLCSLSFSIDVSHDGRAITINGERKILISGSIHYPRSTSEMWPSLIRKAKEGGIDTIETYIFWNAHEPLYRQYDFSGNRDVVRFIKTIQNEGLNAVLRIGPYVCAEWNYGGFPVWLHNIPGIELRTNNPVYMNEMSIFTTKIVDMMMHENLFASQGGPIIIAQIENEFGNVMGPYGEGGKEYIKWCADLAESYGIGIPWIMCQQADAPPPMINTCNGWYCDEFKPNSPTSPKMWTENWTGWFKGWGLADPHRTAEDVACAVARFFQFGGTFQNYYMYHGGTNFGRTSGGPYISTSYDYDAPLDEYGNLNQPKWGHLKQLHVILKSLEKVLTYGSVKNVEYGINTTVTIFTLEGKSSCFFGNKDDKEDATINFQNNTYTIPAWSVSILPDCHTEVYNTAKVNTQTSIMVKKDNDGNDYEEPYGLKWEWRKENPSHVKRNGLVEGSLMAAERLLDQKVVTNDTSDYLWYITSFHVKKDNPLYGRETVLRVNTSGHIIHAFVNKRHVGSQFAENGKYKFTFERKIKLKLGRNDIALLSASVGLPNYGANFDLGPLGISGPVHVTAKVITNDLGRKISSQKIITQNITTELDYNKWTYKVGLHGEQQKLHDPSVSHYGKWSQRALPTNEMFVWYKTTFAAPLGSDPVVVDLRGLGKGQAWVNGHSLGRYWPSYLAKEDGCSLTSCDYRGPYSDKKCMTSCGRSSQRWYHVPRDFLNDDENTLILFEEFGGNPWNVKFQTVTVGSACANAYEGNTLELSCQGESVISSVRFASFGEPTGACGSFEAGQCESPNALSVIEKACVGQNSCSIDVSESNLGSTGCQATKRLAVEVVC